In the Oryza glaberrima chromosome 6, OglaRS2, whole genome shotgun sequence genome, one interval contains:
- the LOC127776762 gene encoding 6-phosphogluconate dehydrogenase, decarboxylating 1: protein MAVTRIGLAGLAVMGQNLALNIAEKGFPISVYNRTTSKVDETVQRAKVEGNLPVYGFHDPASFVNSIQKPRVVIMLVKAGAPVDQTIATLAAHLEQGDCIIDGGNEWYENTERREKAMEERGLLYLGMGVSGGEEGARNGPSLMPGGSFEAYKYIEDILLKVAAQVPDSGPCVTYIGKGGSGNFVKMVHNGIEYGDMQLISEAYDVLKSVGKLTNSELQQVFSEWNKGELLSFLIEITADIFSIKDDQGSGHLVDKVLDKTGMKGTGKWTVQQAAELSVAAPTIEASLDSRFLSGLKDERVEAAKVFQGDFSSNLPVDKAQLIEDVRQALYASKICSYAQGMNIIKAKSMEKGWSLNLGELARIWKGGCIIRAIFLDRIKKAYDRNSDLANLLVDPEFAQEIMDRQAAWRRVVCLAINNGVSTPGMSASLAYFDSYRRDRLPANLVQAQRDYFGAHTYERVDMPGSFHTEWFKIARAAKM, encoded by the coding sequence ATGGCTGTCACTAGAATTGGTCTTGCTGGCCTTGCGGTCATGGGGCAGAACCTTGCCCTCAACATTGCAGAGAAAGGGTTCCCTATCTCTGTCTACAACAGGACGACTTCTAAGGTTGATGAGACCGTTCAGCGTGCCAAGGTAGAAGGAAACCTTCCTGTGTACGGGTTCCATGACCCTGCATCCTTTGTGAACTCCATTCAGAAGCCACGTGTTGTCATCATGCTTGTCAAGGCTGGTGCACCAGTGGACCAGACCATTGCAACTCTTGCAGCACACTTGGAGCAGGGTGACTGTATTATTGATGGAGGAAATGAGTGGTACGAGAACActgagaggagggagaaggcaATGGAGGAGCGTGGCCTCCTCTATCTTGGGATGGGTGTTtccggaggagaggagggtgcCCGCAATGGCCCGTCCTTGATGCCTGGTGGCTCATTCGAGGCGTACAAGTACATTGAAGATATTCTTCTCAAGGTGGCTGCCCAGGTTCCTGATAGTGGCCCGTGCGTCACATACATTGGCAAAGGTGGATCTGGAAACTTTGTCAAGATGGTTCACAACGGAATTGAGTATGGTGACATGCAACTGATTTCTGAGGCATATGATGTTCTCAAGTCAGTTGGTAAGCTCACAAACAGTGAGCTGCAGCAGGTGTTTTCTGAGTGGAACAAGGGTGAGCTCCTCAGTTTCCTGATTGAGATCACAGCCGACATATTTAGCATCAAGGATGACCAGGGTTCAGGCCACCTGGTCGACAAGGTCCTGGACAAGACTGGGATGAAGGGAACTGGGAAGTGGACTGTGCAGCAGGCCGCAGAGCTTTCTGTGGCTGCTCCTACAATTGAGGCATCCTTGGATTCCAGGTTCCTCAGTGGGTTGAAGGATGAGCGTGTTGAGGCTGCCAAGGTCTTCCAAGGTGACTTCTCCAGCAACTTGCCAGTGGACAAGGCACAGCTGATTGAAGACGTGAGGCAGGCTCTTTACGCCTCGAAGATCTGCAGCTACGCTCAGGGCATGAACATCATCAAGGCCAAGAGCATGGAGAAAGGGTGGAGCCTCAACCTCGGTGAGCTAGCGAGGATCTGGAAGGGAGGGTGCATCATCCGTGCCATCTTCCTGGACCGCATCAAGAAGGCCTACGACAGGAACTCCGACCTCGCCAACCTGCTCGTGGACCCTGAGTTCGCTCAGGAGATCATGGACAGGCAAGCGGCATGGCGCAGGGTGGTCTGCCTTGCCATCAACAATGGCGTCAGCACCCCAGGCATGTCGGCGAGTCTCGCGTACTTCGACTCCTACCGGAGGGACAGGCTCCCTGCCAACCTGGTGCAGGCACAGAGGGACTATTTCGGGGCTCACACCTACGAGAGGGTCGACATGCCCGGCTCCTTCCACACCGAGTGGTTCAAGATCGCGCGTGCTGCTAAGATGTGA
- the LOC127775852 gene encoding extra-large guanine nucleotide-binding protein 3-like, which produces MAGAGAVGGSNWEEMVRRMLPPGTTIPEAPANLDYSIALEYDGPPVSYELPRIDPVDLPAIPTAQPVSGPLVPGRSNGVVAPVVRPVFMPPVHRKQDAHRAEPPPVAAQGRRRRSSESVDSAPQNEGFSDDDDSCSVSQESAHNFHGQRGGRTAAQEGRRAQVVTFGVTEDSRYESKEFDDVSEQYVAVTKKEKRGRTCSRCGKRKWESKESCIVCDARFCSYCVLRAMGSMPEGRKCITCIGQPIDESKRSKLGKGSRILSRLLSPLEVRQILKAEKECQANQLRPEQLIINGFPLNPDEMASLLSCQRPPQKLKPGRYWYDKESGLWGKEGEKPDRVVSTNLTFNGKLQPNASNGNTQVYMNGREITKIELRVLKIAQVQCPRDTHFWVYHDGGYEEEGQNNIKGKIWESPVTRFACALFSLPVPPANSDEPNDEAPYSARTVPDYLDQKRIQKLLILGSPGAGTSTIFKQAKLLYDTRFTQEELDSIKLMIQSNMFKYLGILLEGRERFEEEALAGSNNPSSEDENTQHDGNKSNGSDSCIYSINAKLKKFSDWLLDIIAMGDLDAFFPAATREYAPIVEEMWKDPAIQATYKRKDELHFLPDVAEYFLSRAIEVSSNEYEPSEKDIIYAEGVTQGNGLAFIEFTLDDRSPMSEMYTDNHEPHSQTLNKYQLIRVSAKGMNEGCKWVEMFEDVSMVIFSVALSDYDQLGAPSSGGNRPLVNKMIQSRDLFEATIRQPCFRDMPFVLVLNKFDLFEEKIGRVPLSTCEWFSDFCPLRTHHNNQSLAHQAFYYVAMKFKELYAACTDRKLFVWQARARDRLTVDEAFKFIREVLKWEDEKDGGGYYPDESFYSTTELSSSRLIRQE; this is translated from the exons ATGGCCGGAGCGGGAGCCGTGGGGGGGAGCAACTGGGAGGAGATGGTGAGGAGGATGCTCCCACCGGGGACCACCATCCCGGAGGCGCCGGCCAACCTCGACTATTCGATTGCGCTCGAGTACGACGGCCCTCCGGTGTCCTACGAGCTCCCCAGGATCGATCCCGTCGACCTGCCGGCGATTCCCACCGCGCAGCCCGTCTCCGGCCCGCTGGTGCCCGGGAGGAGCAACGGCGTGGTGGCTCCGGTCGTCAGGCCGGTGTTTATGCCGCCGGTGCACCGGAAGCAGGATGCTCACCGTGCCGAGCCACCGCCGGTTGCGGCACAgggtaggaggaggagaagctcgGAATCGGTTGATTCGGCGCCGCAGAATGAGGGGTTctctgatgatgatgactcaTGCTCGGTGTCGCAAGAATCCGCGCACAATTTCCATGGGCAGAGAGGTGGTAGGACAGCTGCTCAGGAGGGAAGAAGAGCTCAGGTTGTCACATTTGGGGTCACTGAGGACAGCAGGTATGAGAGCAAAGAGTTTGATGATGTGTCGGAACAGTACGTGGCGGTGACcaagaaggagaagagagggaggaCCTGCAGCCGTTGCGGTAAAAGGAAGTGGGAGAGCAAGGAATCATGCATTGTTTGCGACGCGAGGTTTTGCAGCTACTGCGTGCTCAGGGCCATGGGCTCGATGCCAGAAGGGCGCAAGTGCATCACTTGCATTGGCCAGCCAATCGATGAGAGCAAGCGGTCGAAGCTCGGGAAGGGTTCGAGGATACTATCACGTCTGCTCAGCCCGTTGGAAGTAAGGCAAATACTGAAAGCTGAGAAGGAATGCCAAGCAAACCAGCTCCGGCCTGAGCAACTCATCATAAATGGTTTTCCTCTTAATCCAGATGAGATGGCCAGCTTGCTTAGTTGCCAACGGCCTCCTCAAAAGCTCAAGCCTGGAAGATATTGGTACGACAAGGAGTCAGGCTTGTGGGGAAAG GAAGGAGAAAAGCCAGACAGGGTTGTCAGCACTAACCTAACCTTTAATGGAAAGCTTCAGCCCAATGCCAGTAATGGCAACACTCAGGTTTATATGAATGGAAGGGAAATTACCAAGATTGAACTGAGAGTTCTGAAG ATTGCACAAGTTCAGTGCCCCCGTGACACTCACTTTTGGGTTTACCATGATGGTGGCTATGAGGAAGAAGGCCAAAACAATATCAAAGGGAAGATATGGGAATCG CCTGTGACACGTTTTGCATGTGCCTTGTTTTCACTACCGGTTCCTCCAGCAAACTCTGACGAACCAAATGACGAAGCTCCTTATTCAGCAAGAACTGTTCCTGATTACTTAGATCAGAAAAGAATCCAAAAGCTTCTTATTCTTGGATCGCCTGGAGCTGGTACAAGCACCATATTCAAGCAG GCAAAGTTATTATACGACACTAGGTTTACCCAAGAAGAACTTGATAGTATCAAACTTATGATCCAAAGCAATATGTTCAAGTACCTTGGGATCCTTCTTGAGGGCCGTGAGCGTTTTGAGGAAGAGGCTTTGGCTGGATCGAATAACCCAAGCTCAGAGGATGAGAATACGCAGCATG ATGGAAATAAATCGAATGGTTCAGATTCTTGCATATACTCGATAAATGCAAAGCTGAAGAAGTTCTCGGATTGGCTTTTGGATATAATAGCAATGGGAGACCTCGATGCATTCTTCCCTGCAGCTACGCGTGAATATGCTCCAATTGTTGAGGAAATGTGGAAGGATCCTGCCATACAAGCAACATATAAAAGAAAAGACGAATTGCATTTTCTCCCTGATGTTGCCGAATATTTCTTGAGCAGG GCCATTGAAGTATCAAGTAATGAGTATGAACCTTCAGAGAAAGATATAATATATGCTGAAGGAGTAACACAAGGGAATGGATTAGCCTTCATTGAGTTTACTCTGGATGACCGTAGCCCTATGTCAGAAATGTACACTGACAATCATGAGCCTCACTCTCAGACACTAAACAA ATATCAGCTGATTAGAGTAAGTGCCAAGGGAATGAAtgagggatgcaagtgggtggAAATGTTTGAGGATGTCAGCATGGTAATATTCTCGGTAGCACTCAGTGACTATGACCAGCTGGGGGCCCCTTCAAGTGGTGGCAACAGGCCCCTTGTGAATAAGATGATCCAAAGCAGGGACTTGTTTGAGGCTACAATCAG GCAACCATGTTTCCGCGACATGCCATTTGTTCTTGTGCTCAACAAGTTCGACCTCTTCGAGGAGAAAATCGGGCGTGTCCCGCTCTCCACCTGCGAGTGGTTCAGCGACTTCTGCCCTCTCCGGACTCACCACAACAATCAGTCGCTGGCTCACCAGGCATTCTACTATGTCGCGATGAAGTTCAAGGAGTTGTACGCCGCCTGCACGGATCGCAAGCTGTTCGTGTGGCAGGCGCGAGCCCGCGACAGGCTGACCGTCGACGAGGCCTTCAAGTTCATCAGGGAGGTGCTCAAATGGGAGGATGAGAAGGATGGGGGTGGCTACTACCCAGATGAGTCCTTCTACAGCACCACAGAGCTCAGCTCCTCACGTCTGATCAGACAAGAATGA
- the LOC127775851 gene encoding pentatricopeptide repeat-containing protein At5g27270, with protein sequence MAAAIAGAAASTAASITCSSSSYEDDGAATSWSLSSGTSSSSSSSQRQRPYRRLLHDEAQRLRRERRGQGSGAHTPRWVRRTPDQMARYVEDDRAGHVYGRHVVAAVRAARATASCSSPSSADMREAMASFVAKLTFREMCFVLHELRGWRQARDFFAWMKLQLCYEPTVVAYTILLRLYGQVGKIKLAEETFLEMLQAGCEPDAVACGTLLCAYARWGKLNDMLMFYAAVRRRDIVPSISVFNFMVSSLQKQKLHGKVIHLWEQMLEANVAPNQFTYTVVIGSYAKEGMLEEAMDAFGEMKRCRFVPEEATYGLLISLSAKHGKGEEALGLYDEMKVKSIVPSNYTCASLLTLYYKKEDYSKALSLFSEMEQNKIVPDEVIYGILVRIYGKLGLYEDAQRMFEEIDKAGLLSDEQTYVAMAQVHMNVQNYDRALQVLDAMRARNVKPSQFSYSALLRCHVAKEDVDAAEDTFRALSNYGSPDVFCCNDLLRLYMRLGHLDKARALILKMRKEALQFDEDLCVTVLEVCCKTSINKDTDNLTEVIQNEGSSSKVLNPTDSSTLSMMLKSLLDKPGGLSSVSQLIMKFAREGSTDEAKFLYEHLTELGAKPDDTAIATLIVQYGQAQQLEQAQKLFEAASTSFPVGGSVYNAMVDALCKCGKTEEAYRLFMELIDQGHNGDAVTISILVTHLTKQEKFQEAENIIYRCLHDEAELDTVVYNTFIKSMLESGKLYSAVSIYDRMISSGIPRSMQTFNIMISVYGQGGKLEKAVEMFSAAQELGLPIDEKTYTNMLSFYGKAGKHHEASLLFSRMKEYGIRPGKISFNTMINAYATSGLHNEAEIIFQEMQKNNHVPDSHTYLALIRAYTEGKCYSKAEEAIQMMLRSNMTPSCTHFNHLISAFLKEGQIDEAQRMYNQMEEAGIPADLACCRTMMRMHLDHGYVDGGILFFETACRLLKPDSFILSAAFHLYEHSGRESEAGDVLDAINMSGASFLRNLKVGSKLEQVRNDTHAS encoded by the exons atggcggcggcgatcgccggcgccgccgcatccaccgccgcatccatcacctgctcctcctcctcctacgaAGACGACGGAGCCGCCACCTCATGGTCGCTCTCATCCGgcacgtcgtcgtcctcctcctcctcccagcgCCAGCGCCCGTACCGGCGCCTCCTCCACGACGAGGcgcagcgcctccgccgcgagcGCCGGGGGCAAGGGAGCGGCGCGCACACGCCCCGGTGGGTCCGCCGCACCCCGGACCAGATGGCCCGCTACGTCGAGGACGACCGCGCCGGCCACGTGTACGGCCGCCacgtggtcgccgccgtccgcgcggcgcgcgccacGGCGTCCTGCTCCAGCCCCTCCTCCGCCGACATGCGCGAGGCCATGGCGTCGTTCGTCGCGAAGCTCACCTTCCGCGAGATGTGCTTCGTGCTCCACGAGCTCCGCGGCTGGCGCCAGGCCCGCGATTTCTTCGCCTGGATGAAGCTTCAG CTGTGCTACGAACCGACCGTTGTCGCCTACACAATCCTTCTCAGATTGTACGGCCAGGTTGGGAAGATCAAGCTCGCCGAGGAGACATTTCTTGAGATGCTTCAGGCCGGCTGCGAGCCTGACGCAGTGGCATGTGGAACCCTCCTGTGCGCGTACGCAAGATGGGGGAAGCTCAACGACATGTTGATGTTCTACGCCGCGGTGCGCCGCCGCGACATTGTGCCCTCCATCTCGGTCTTCAATTTCATGGTCTCATCTCTGCAGAAGCAGAAATTACATGGCAAGGTAATCCACCTGTGGGAGCAGATGCTGGAAGCCAATGTTGCCCCAAATCAGTTCACATATACAGTTGTGATCGGGTCATATGCCAAGGAAGGTATGTTGGAGGAGGCCATGGATGCATTTGGTGAGATGAAGCGCTGCAGATTTGTGCCGGAGGAGGCGACATACGGTCTTCTGATCAGCTTGAGTGCCAAGCATGGCAAAGGGGAAGAGGCATTGGGGCTTTATGATGAGATGAAGGTTAAGAGTATTGTCCCAAGCAACTACACATGTGCATCTCTCCTGACACTCTATTACAAGAAGGAGGACTACTCGAAGGCACTTTCACTGTTCTCTGAGATGGAGCAGAATAAGATTGTTCCTGATGAGGTTATCTATGGAATTCTTGTTAGGATATATGGTAAGCTTGGGCTTTATGAGGACGCGCAGCGTATGTTCGAGGAGATTGACAAGGCAGGTCTTTTGAGCGATGAGCAGACTTATGTGGCAATGGCTCAAGTTCATATGAATGTCCAAAACTATGATAGAGCATTGCAAGTTTTGGATGCTATGAGGGCGAGAAATGTAAAGCCATCACAATTCTCCTACAGTGCTCTTCTCCGATGTCATGTGGCAAAGGAAGATGTGGATGCTGCTGAAGATACTTTCAGAGCTCTCTCCAATTATGGCTCGCCCGATGTGTTTTGCTGTAATGATCTTCTCAGGTTATATATGAGGCTTGGCCATCTAGACAAGGCCAGGGCACTCATTCTGAAAATGAGGAAGGAAGCTCTCCAGTTTGATGAGGATCTATGTGTGACTGTGTTGGAAGTTTGTTGCAAAACCAGTATAAATAAGGATACGGATAATTTAACGGAAGTGATTCAGAATGAAGGTAGCTCATCAAAGGTGCTAAATCCAACAGATAGTTCAACACTTAGTATGATGTTGAAATCCTTGTTGGACAAACCTGGGGGCTTGTCCAGTGTGTCCCAATTGATCATGAAATTTGCTAGGGAAG GGAGTACAGATGAGGCCAAATTCCTCTATGAACACCTTACTGAATTGGGAGCCAAGCCTGATGATACTGCAATAGCTACTTTAATTGTACAATATGGCCAGGCCCAGCAGTTGGAACAAGCACAAAAACTGTTTGAGGCAGCATCGACATCGTTTCCAGTAGGAGGATCTGTCTACAATGCAATGGTTGATGCATTGTGCAAATGTGGCAAAACTGAGGAGGCATATCGTCTTTTCATGGAATTGATCGATCAAGGTCATAATGGAGATGCCGTGACAATAAGCATACTTGTCACACACCTGACTAAGCAAG AGAAATTTCAGGAGGCAGAAAACATCATATATCGCTGTTTACACGATGAAGCTGAGCTCGACACTGTTGTATATAATACTTTTATCAAGTCAATGCTTGAATCAG GCAAACTGTACTCAGCTGTCAGCATATATGATCGCATGATATCTTCTGGCATTCCTCGGTCCATGCAGACATTCAATATAATGATAAG TGTTTATGGCCAAGGAGGAAAGCTGGAGAAGGCTGTTGAAATGTTTAGTGCTGCACAGGAACTAGGCTTACCGATTGATGAGAAAACATACACAAACATGCTTAGTTTCTATGGAAAAGCAG GGAAGCATCATGAGGCATCCTTACTGTTCAGTAGAATGAAGGAATATGGTATCAGGCCTGGAAAG ATCAGCTTCAACACCATGATCAATGCCTATGCCACTTCAGGATTGCACAATGAGGCAGAGATTATATTCCAAGAAATGCAGAAAAACAATCATGTACCTGATTCGCACACATATCTTGCTTTGATCAGAGCATACACTGAGGGTAAATGCTACTCCAAAGCTGAGGAAGCCATCCAGATGATGCTGAGAAGCAACATGACTCCTTCATGCACTCATTTCAACCATCTCATTTCCGCCTTTCTGAAGGAAGGTCAGATTGATGAAGCCCAGAGGATGTACAACCAAATGGAGGAGGCAGGCATACCTGCTGACTTGGCATGTTGTCGGACGATGATGAGGATGCATCTGGATCACGGTTACGTCGACGGTGGCATCTTGTTCTTCGAAACGGCATGTCGACTTCTGAAACCGGATAGCTTCATCCTGAGTGCTGCATTTCATCTCTATGAACATTCAGGCAGGGAGTCTGAAGCTGGGGATGTCCTAGATGCCATCAATATGAGTGGTGCCTCTTTCTTGCGTAATCTAAAGGTTGGATCAAAGTTGGAGCAAGTGAGAAATGATACACATGCATCTTGA
- the LOC127776005 gene encoding uncharacterized protein LOC127776005, with translation MQSPSKVSEASGSAPPATSVIEGWAELPEGLLHSIVALLGSFLDLLAFTGTCHSWRAAFSSYPSKSNFRTILPPLLVRPNVRVKAPSSSNGHRKLRSCEVIDLANRNTPLRCQIPQETLQRMHFAGSSHGQLICCRRGYCLVVDVFTGAEVSPPRLPFSENCDEFYYCGILTAPITSPNSHLIISTQSSLFDWPVGSDSWSELKLPVNRVDQIVEFNGQLIAVIEYSLYTLQLAPILRLEKIKTLWWDNMNECPYMRPWFVVCGDMLLIVDHYISFSFGAPVLYRPYRLDMSTKPAKWVEVKKLENWALFIGGDARSPPFSFKNPERWGGRSNCLYYAHYSQPLSLHGLGDDADAVWDPNTDDNLVFKRNWYRQLQALWVYPSMFYSEGDGQ, from the coding sequence ATGCAAAGCCCCAGCAAGGTTTCTGAAGCCTCTGGCTCAGCACCCCCTGCCACGTCTGTGATCGAAGGTTGGGCAGAACTCCCAGAGGGCCTGCTTCACTCCATTGTTGCTCTGTTGGGCTCTTTCCTTGACCTCCTTGCCTTCACTGGCACCTGCCATTCTTGGCGTGCTGCCTTCTCATCCTACCCATCAAAATCTAACTTTCGCACCATACTCCCACCCCTCCTCGTCCGACCCAATGTCCGCGTCAAAGCCCCTTCTAGCAGCAATGGTCATCGCAAGCTACGCTCGTGTGAGGTCATTGATCTAGCCAACCGAAACACCCCACTCCGCTGCCAGATTCCTCAAGAAACTCTGCAGAGGATGCATTTTGCAGGTTCTTCCCATGGTCAGCTCATCTGCTGCCGCCGTGGTTATTGTCTTGTTGTTGATGTGTTCACCGGTGCTGAGGTTTCACCTCCACGCCTTCCATTCAGTGAGAACTGTGATGAGTTCTACTACTGTGGCATTCTGACGGCTCCTATCACGTCACCTAACTCACATCTCATTATCAGCACTCAGTCCTCCCTGTTTGATTGGCCAGTTGGAAGTGACTCTTGGTCTGAGCTCAAGCTGCCCGTTAATCGGGTCGATCAGATTGTGGAATTCAATGGTCAGCTCATCGCTGTGATTGAATACAGTCTGTACACTTTGCAGTTGGCCCCCATTCTTCGCTTGGAAAAGATAAAAACTCTCTGGTGGGATAACATGAATGAATGTCCGTATATGAGACCATGGTTTGTGGTTTGTGGTGACATGCTTCTCATTGTTGACCACTACATAAGTTTTTCATTTGGAGCACCGGTCCTCTACAGGCCATACCGTCTGGACATGTCGACCAAGCCTGCAAAATGGGTGGAGGTAAAGAAGCTGGAGAACTGGGCACTCTTCATTGGGGGTGATGCAAGGAGCCCTCCATTTTCTTTCAAGAACCCGGAGCGCTGGGGAGGGAGGAGCAACTGCTTGTACTATGCTCACTACTCTCAGCCATTGAGCCTGCATGGGTTGGGTGATGATGCAGATGCTGTGTGGGATCCTAACACTGATGACAACCTCGTGTTCAAAAGAAACTGGTACCGCCAGCTGCAGGCCTTGTGGGTGTACCCAAGCATGTTCTATTCAGAGGGAGACGGCCAGTGA
- the LOC127775705 gene encoding uncharacterized protein LOC127775705 — protein sequence MAGSRRKRQRRRPRPPSPQAEPSPTELTALGQREVSVAERPFKKTCHSSVSTSSTMCEPHVWPGLMDSILHQIIALLSSFQDLLAFSGTCRSWRAALSSFPSIYTFTFPPLHLKPDIPNSHPHCSSFRYTLLYKCRWQLGDPSKRTLSLRCSAPQNTPNRMRYLGCSYGYLIFSYYENCLLVDMYTGAKVKPPKLQSAGNKETYYGILTAPLNLPISHLLLCSRSSIFYWQVGTNSWSEHPFGGERILQIVLFKGEFFAMDFHHRLHTMRFAPQLSMQEVGVVWGEEMFVGVHFKPWLVISGDMLLMLDLSVGIHHSYGFPGTFQVFRLDFSAQTAKWMKMEKLENSALFVSLDRRNPTFSCTNPERWGGKSNCIYVAKPSEDSDEPWTAVELGQPIPGATHCVPYSHALLRTEGHCSQLENLWVLPSFINGVDQ from the exons ATGGCCGGGAGCCGCcggaagcggcagcggcgaagaccacggccgccgtcgccgcaggcCGAGCCCTCGCCAACGGAGCTCACCGCTCTCGGCCAAAG GGAAGTTTCTGTTGCAGAAAGGCCCTTTAAGAAAACCTGCCACTCATCAGTGTCTACATCCTCTACCATGTGTGAACCCCATGTTTGGCCAGGTCTCATGGACAGCATACTTCACCAAATCATTGCTTTGCTTAGCTCATTCCAGGACTTGCTTGCTTTTAGTGGCACTTGCCGCTCTTGGCGAGCTGCATTATCTTCCTTCCCATCCATATATACTTTCACCTTCCCACCTCTTCACCTGAAACCAGATATACCTAATTCCCATCCCCATTGCAGCAGTTTTAGGTACACTCTTTTATATAAATGCAGATGGCAGCTTGGTGATCCATCCAAGAGAACTTTATCCCTTCGCTGTTCAGCTCCACAAAATACTCCAAATCGCATGCGCTATTTGGGTTGTTCATATGGGTATCTCATCTTCTCATATTATGAGAATTGCCTCCTTGTTGATATGTACACTGGCGCTAAGGTGAAGCCTCCCAAACTACAATCCGCAGGCAACAAGGAAACATACTATGGCATCCTTACTGCTCCACTTAATTTGCCAATATCGCATCTCCTACTTTGTTCGAGATCGTCCATATTCTATTGGCAGGTTGGAACGAATTCTTGGTCAGAGCACCCTTTTGGCGGTGAGCGCATTCTTCAGATTGTGCTCTTCAAAGGTGAGTTTTTTGCGATGGACTTTCATCACAGGCTCCATACCATGCGCTTTGCACCTCAGCTCAGCATGCAGGAAGTAGGGGTTGTGTGGGGAGAAGAAATGTTTGTGGGCGTACATTTTAAGCCGTGGCTGGTGATCAGCGGTGACATGCTTCTCATGCTTGACCTCTCAGTAGGCATTCACCATTCGTATGGTTTCCCTGGCACCTTTCAAGTCTTTCGTCTTGACTTTTCTGCTCAAACAGCCAAGTGGATGaagatggaaaagttggaaaataGTGCTCTATTTGTCAGCCTTGATAGGAGGAATCCTACATTCTCTTGCACGAACCCTGAAAGATGGGGCGGAAAGAGTAACTGCATTTATGTTGCGAAACCATCTGAAGATTCTGATGAACCTTGGACTGCAGTCGAGCTTGGTCAACCAATTCCTGGTGCAACACATTGTGTTCCATACAGTCATGCACTCCTGCGAACTGAAGGCCATTGCAGTCAACTAGAGAACCTCTGGGTGCTCCCCAGTTTTATTAATGGTGTTGACCAGTGA
- the LOC127776223 gene encoding disease resistance protein PIK6-NP-like: protein MADSTVGFVVGRLAEFVAKEAKVLQGVERDVVLLRDKLQWLHTFVQLADQRRRLNGNAYVDVWVQQTRDVSLEVEDVIDRFMVRVNLDQHLPLWSKCLKFLTACATQVTVRRELSGRISMITARLNQISKHRRDYIHKYSSQTLLAPSMPVIDGWTDGVRSTREKNRLNVRITLPNHPQS, encoded by the exons ATGGCGGATTCCACGGTGGGCTTCGTGGTGGGGCGGTTGGCAGAGTTTGTGGCGAAGGAGGCCAAAGTCCTGCAGGGGGTCGAAAGAGACGTGGTGCTGCTGAGAGACAAGCTCCAGTGGCTGCACACATTCGTCCAGCTAGCTGACCAGAGGCGCCGTCTCAACGGGAACGCCTACGTGGACGTGTGGGTGCAGCAGACACGGGACGTCTCGCTGGAAGTGGAGGATGTGATAGACAGGTTCATGGTCCGCGTCAACTTGGATCAGCATCTGCCCTTGTGGAGCAAGTGCCTCAAGTTCCTCACCGCCTGCGCCACGCAGGTGACCGTCCGCCGAGAGTTGTCCGGGAGAATCTCCATGATCACAGCAAGGCTGAACCAGATCTCCAAGCACAGGAGAGACTACATCCACAAGTACTCTTCACAAACCCTACTGGCTCCCTCGATGCCCGTAATTGATGGatg GACAGATGGAGTACGCAGCACTAGAGAAAAAAACCGGTTGAATGTGCGCATTACACTCCCAAACCATCCCCAATCATAA